A section of the Humulus lupulus chromosome 2, drHumLupu1.1, whole genome shotgun sequence genome encodes:
- the LOC133816965 gene encoding putative serine/threonine-protein kinase isoform X1 yields MSGTLAAALGGAAGAVVLVGIIVLFIWFYLSRHRSASRTSETGSSDPSVQVGRHVGVELSSVRDTRRFQMEELSLATKNFSDKNLIGEGKFGEVYKGLLHDGMLVAIKKRHGAPTQEFIEEVHYLSPIQHRNLVTLLGYCQEKNLQFLIYEYIPNGSVSAHLYGTAQHSREKLEFKHRLAIALGAAKGLAYLHSLSPRLVHKDFKTANVLVDENFIAKVADAGLRNFLGRFNNNVAGPSTQAAAADEIFLAPEVKEFGRFSEKSDVYSYGVFLLELVSGREATDMPSSESSQNLVEWVQNFQENSNVGSMIDGRMGNRFTAEGMEGLIELIIQLVQVSSERRPLMNYVVMQLDKILEKEMSLTTVMGEGTPNVILGSQLFKASK; encoded by the exons GTGCTTCAAGAACTTCAGAGACAGGTTCTTCTGATCCATCAGTACAAG TTGGAAGGCATGTTGGGGTTGAGTTATCATCGGTTAGAGATACTAGGCGTTTTCAAATGGAAGAACTGTCTCTTGCTACCAAGAATTTCAGTGACAAAAATTTGATTGGAGAAGGAAAATTTGGGGAGGTATACAAAGGTTTGCTTCATGATGGGATGCTTGTAGCTATCAAAAAGAGACATGGAGCTCCTACACAAGAATTTATTGAGGAG GTGCATTATCTCTCACCTATACAGCATCGAAATCTTGTTACTCTTCTGGGGTACTGCCAGGAAAAGAATCTGCAGTTTCTTATATACGAATATATTCCTAATGGAAGTGTTTCTGCTCACTTATATG GCACTGCTCAACATTCGCGTGAGAAGCTAGAATTCAAGCATAGACTTGCAATAGCTCTAGGGGCAGCTAAAG GTTTGGCTTATCTTCATTCTCTGAGTCCTCGTTTGGTACACAAGGATTTTAAAACAGCCAATGTTCTTGTAGATGAAAATTTCATAGCTAAAGTAGCTGATGCTGGACTCAGGAATTTCCTAGGAAGATTTAATAATAACGTCGCAGGGCCATCTACTCAAGCTGCAGCCGCTGATGAAATATTTCTTGCACCAGA GGTGAAGGAGTTCGGACGATTTTCAGAGAAGAGCGATGTCTACAGTTATGGCGTTTTTCTTCTCGAGTTAGTGAGTGGAAGAGAGGCGACAGACATGCCATCGTCCGAGTCTAGTCAGAACCTGGTTGAGTGG GTGCAAAATTTCCAAGAAAATAGCAATGTGGGGAGCATGATTGATGGAAGAATGGGGAATAGGTTCACAGCAGAAGGAATGGAAGGGTTGATAGAGTTGATTATTCAATTGGTTCAAGTCTCAAGTGAGAGGCGTCCATTGATGAATTATGTGGTAATGCAACTTGACAAGATACTGGAGAAAGAGATGAGCTTAACCACAGTCATGGGGGAAGGAACCCCAAATGTCATCCTTGGAAGCCAGTTATTTAAAGCctctaaataa
- the LOC133816965 gene encoding proline-rich receptor-like protein kinase PERK8 isoform X2 — MEELSLATKNFSDKNLIGEGKFGEVYKGLLHDGMLVAIKKRHGAPTQEFIEEVHYLSPIQHRNLVTLLGYCQEKNLQFLIYEYIPNGSVSAHLYGTAQHSREKLEFKHRLAIALGAAKGLAYLHSLSPRLVHKDFKTANVLVDENFIAKVADAGLRNFLGRFNNNVAGPSTQAAAADEIFLAPEVKEFGRFSEKSDVYSYGVFLLELVSGREATDMPSSESSQNLVEWVQNFQENSNVGSMIDGRMGNRFTAEGMEGLIELIIQLVQVSSERRPLMNYVVMQLDKILEKEMSLTTVMGEGTPNVILGSQLFKASK, encoded by the exons ATGGAAGAACTGTCTCTTGCTACCAAGAATTTCAGTGACAAAAATTTGATTGGAGAAGGAAAATTTGGGGAGGTATACAAAGGTTTGCTTCATGATGGGATGCTTGTAGCTATCAAAAAGAGACATGGAGCTCCTACACAAGAATTTATTGAGGAG GTGCATTATCTCTCACCTATACAGCATCGAAATCTTGTTACTCTTCTGGGGTACTGCCAGGAAAAGAATCTGCAGTTTCTTATATACGAATATATTCCTAATGGAAGTGTTTCTGCTCACTTATATG GCACTGCTCAACATTCGCGTGAGAAGCTAGAATTCAAGCATAGACTTGCAATAGCTCTAGGGGCAGCTAAAG GTTTGGCTTATCTTCATTCTCTGAGTCCTCGTTTGGTACACAAGGATTTTAAAACAGCCAATGTTCTTGTAGATGAAAATTTCATAGCTAAAGTAGCTGATGCTGGACTCAGGAATTTCCTAGGAAGATTTAATAATAACGTCGCAGGGCCATCTACTCAAGCTGCAGCCGCTGATGAAATATTTCTTGCACCAGA GGTGAAGGAGTTCGGACGATTTTCAGAGAAGAGCGATGTCTACAGTTATGGCGTTTTTCTTCTCGAGTTAGTGAGTGGAAGAGAGGCGACAGACATGCCATCGTCCGAGTCTAGTCAGAACCTGGTTGAGTGG GTGCAAAATTTCCAAGAAAATAGCAATGTGGGGAGCATGATTGATGGAAGAATGGGGAATAGGTTCACAGCAGAAGGAATGGAAGGGTTGATAGAGTTGATTATTCAATTGGTTCAAGTCTCAAGTGAGAGGCGTCCATTGATGAATTATGTGGTAATGCAACTTGACAAGATACTGGAGAAAGAGATGAGCTTAACCACAGTCATGGGGGAAGGAACCCCAAATGTCATCCTTGGAAGCCAGTTATTTAAAGCctctaaataa
- the LOC133816964 gene encoding UPF0496 protein At3g19330-like isoform X1: MLHHCLILNPSPSPSPLTNGHYHYQPQAQAQADFAADGDGGGGGETASVASTQPSPNLAREYSNVLQSLSYQEIRSTVEVLYYDQDQNAILERVLNPNRDCVEEALRYAKPNTLTRLVSEYFEHSEYTTQLCLHLQQAVARARELYAPLHDLLQLLPADSNSLSESHCNWANETFLKFDALHNPFSFPDDTHHNFDHIRGCFSNLRKQLDRRLRKSRSLIRILFDTAFFSRPVVLTTRALTSLVVCTALPMTKKVSRVAQLDAAAKGTYVLHEDLNTIKSLVDRLQSFIEEDKVSVRMGLDSCGERHLIHEVVKQLRKNHSKIVHQLDDLEDHIYLCFNTVNKARLRLLEQIYLHQTLFSVASIVRRYQTNGRDMTWPLILTKCFTYRMKMKLTLI, from the exons ATGCTGCACCACTGTCTCATCCTCAACCCATCGCCGTCGCCGTCGCCGCTCACCAATGGCCATTATCACTATCAACCTCAAGCTCAAGCTCAAG CTGATTTCGCCGCCGATGGCGATGGCGGAGGCGGAGGCGAAACAGCTAGCGTAGCCAGCACTCAGCCCTCTCCCAATCTAGCTCGAGAGTACTCCAACGTATTACAATCCCTTTCCTACCAAGAAATTCGCTCCACCGTCGAGGTCCTCTactacgaccaagaccaaaacgCCATCTTGGAAAGAGTGCTTAACCCTAACCGCGATTGCGTCGAAGAGGCCCTCCGTTACGCCAAGCCAAACACTCTCACACGCCTCGTCTCCGAATACTTCGAACACAGCGAGTACACCACCCAACTCTGCCTTCACCTCCAACAAGCCGTCGCCCGTGCTCGTGAGCTTTACGCACCTCTGCACGACCTCCTCCAACTCCTCCCAGCTGATTCCAACTCTCTATCTGAGTCCCACTGCAATTGGGCCAACGAAACCTTCCTCAAATTCGACGCTCTTCATAACCCATTCTCCTTTCCCGACGATACCCACCACAACTTCGATCACATCCGTGGCTGTTTCTCCAACCTCAGAAAACAGCTCGACCGCCGCTTACGCAAGTCTCGATCTTTAATTCGCATTCTCTTTGACACTGCCTTCTTCTCTAGGCCTGTGGTACTCACTACCAGAGCTCTTACTTCCCTTGTGGTGTGCACTGCATTGCCAATGACCAAGAAGGTTTCCCGCGTGGCTCAACTGGATGCTGCAGCCAAAGGTACTTACGTTCTTCACGAGGATCTGAACACCATTAAAAGCCTTGTGGACCGTCTGCAGTCGTTTATTGAGGAGGACAAGGTTTCTGTTCGGATGGGTTTGGATAGCTGTGGAGAGAGGCATCTCATACATGAAGTGGTCAAACAGCTCCGCAAGAACCACTCAAAAATTGTTCATCAGCTCGATGATTTGGAGGATCATATATACCTTTGTTTCAACACTGTTAATAAGGCTAGACTTCGGCTCTTAGAGCAGATTTATCTTCATCAGACTT TATTTTCTGTTGCCAGCATTGTCAGGAGATACCAGACAAACGGAAGAGACATGACTTGGCCACTCATCCTCACCAAATGTTTCACTTACAGAATGAAGATGAAGCTAACTTTAATTTGA
- the LOC133816964 gene encoding UPF0496 protein At3g19330-like isoform X2 codes for MLHHCLILNPSPSPSPLTNGHYHYQPQAQAQADFAADGDGGGGGETASVASTQPSPNLAREYSNVLQSLSYQEIRSTVEVLYYDQDQNAILERVLNPNRDCVEEALRYAKPNTLTRLVSEYFEHSEYTTQLCLHLQQAVARARELYAPLHDLLQLLPADSNSLSESHCNWANETFLKFDALHNPFSFPDDTHHNFDHIRGCFSNLRKQLDRRLRKSRSLIRILFDTAFFSRPVVLTTRALTSLVVCTALPMTKKVSRVAQLDAAAKGTYVLHEDLNTIKSLVDRLQSFIEEDKVSVRMGLDSCGERHLIHEVVKQLRKNHSKIVHQLDDLEDHIYLCFNTVNKARLRLLEQIYLHQTSLSGDTRQTEET; via the exons ATGCTGCACCACTGTCTCATCCTCAACCCATCGCCGTCGCCGTCGCCGCTCACCAATGGCCATTATCACTATCAACCTCAAGCTCAAGCTCAAG CTGATTTCGCCGCCGATGGCGATGGCGGAGGCGGAGGCGAAACAGCTAGCGTAGCCAGCACTCAGCCCTCTCCCAATCTAGCTCGAGAGTACTCCAACGTATTACAATCCCTTTCCTACCAAGAAATTCGCTCCACCGTCGAGGTCCTCTactacgaccaagaccaaaacgCCATCTTGGAAAGAGTGCTTAACCCTAACCGCGATTGCGTCGAAGAGGCCCTCCGTTACGCCAAGCCAAACACTCTCACACGCCTCGTCTCCGAATACTTCGAACACAGCGAGTACACCACCCAACTCTGCCTTCACCTCCAACAAGCCGTCGCCCGTGCTCGTGAGCTTTACGCACCTCTGCACGACCTCCTCCAACTCCTCCCAGCTGATTCCAACTCTCTATCTGAGTCCCACTGCAATTGGGCCAACGAAACCTTCCTCAAATTCGACGCTCTTCATAACCCATTCTCCTTTCCCGACGATACCCACCACAACTTCGATCACATCCGTGGCTGTTTCTCCAACCTCAGAAAACAGCTCGACCGCCGCTTACGCAAGTCTCGATCTTTAATTCGCATTCTCTTTGACACTGCCTTCTTCTCTAGGCCTGTGGTACTCACTACCAGAGCTCTTACTTCCCTTGTGGTGTGCACTGCATTGCCAATGACCAAGAAGGTTTCCCGCGTGGCTCAACTGGATGCTGCAGCCAAAGGTACTTACGTTCTTCACGAGGATCTGAACACCATTAAAAGCCTTGTGGACCGTCTGCAGTCGTTTATTGAGGAGGACAAGGTTTCTGTTCGGATGGGTTTGGATAGCTGTGGAGAGAGGCATCTCATACATGAAGTGGTCAAACAGCTCCGCAAGAACCACTCAAAAATTGTTCATCAGCTCGATGATTTGGAGGATCATATATACCTTTGTTTCAACACTGTTAATAAGGCTAGACTTCGGCTCTTAGAGCAGATTTATCTTCATCAGACTT CATTGTCAGGAGATACCAGACAAACGGAAGAGACATGA